From the Flavimarina sp. Hel_I_48 genome, one window contains:
- the obgE gene encoding GTPase ObgE: MTEGNFVDYVVMHVTSGNGGAGSAHLRREKFVTKGGPDGGDGGRGGHVIARATSNMWTLLHLKFKRHLRAEHGSNGGKQTSTGAEGADSYIEVPLGTVIRDTETTEILKELTEEGEEYIIAEGGMGGRGNSHFKSSTNQTPRYAQPGMEGQQVDVTIELKILADVGLVGFPNAGKSTLLSVITAAKPKIANYEFTTLKPNLGIVEYREFKTFVVADIPGIIEGAAEGKGLGHRFLRHIERNSTLLFMIPADAKDIGEQYGILLNELEKYNPELLDKDRLIAITKSDMLDEELKAELAKELDKSLPITYLFISSVAQKGLTELKDKLWEMLNKKGSDSN, from the coding sequence ATGACCGAAGGCAATTTTGTTGATTATGTAGTAATGCACGTTACTTCTGGTAATGGTGGAGCGGGATCAGCGCACCTGCGACGCGAGAAGTTTGTGACAAAAGGTGGTCCTGACGGTGGTGATGGAGGCCGTGGCGGTCATGTTATCGCGCGTGCCACTTCAAATATGTGGACGCTTTTGCACCTTAAGTTCAAGCGCCACCTGAGGGCAGAGCATGGTTCAAACGGTGGTAAGCAGACCAGTACCGGCGCAGAAGGAGCAGATTCTTATATAGAAGTGCCCCTGGGTACCGTGATACGCGATACGGAAACTACGGAAATACTAAAAGAACTTACCGAAGAAGGTGAGGAATATATTATTGCGGAAGGTGGAATGGGCGGCCGTGGAAATTCACACTTCAAATCTTCCACAAATCAAACCCCACGATACGCCCAGCCCGGTATGGAAGGCCAGCAGGTTGATGTGACCATTGAGCTCAAAATTTTAGCAGATGTAGGCCTGGTAGGTTTCCCCAATGCAGGGAAATCCACACTGCTTTCCGTGATCACCGCGGCTAAGCCAAAAATTGCCAACTATGAGTTTACCACATTAAAACCTAATCTGGGTATTGTAGAATACCGCGAGTTCAAAACCTTTGTCGTGGCGGATATCCCCGGGATTATTGAGGGCGCTGCGGAAGGAAAAGGGCTGGGGCACCGCTTTTTGCGCCATATAGAACGCAATTCTACATTGCTTTTTATGATCCCGGCAGATGCTAAGGATATTGGTGAGCAGTATGGTATTTTGCTCAACGAACTTGAAAAATACAATCCTGAACTGCTGGATAAAGACAGGCTGATCGCGATCACAAAAAGTGATATGCTTGATGAAGAACTCAAAGCAGAACTGGCCAAGGAACTCGATAAAAGCCTTCCCATAACCTATTTGTTTATCTCTTCCGTAGCTCAAAAAGGGCTTACCGAATTGAAGGATAAACTCTGGGAAATGCTGAACAAAAAAGGTTCAGATAGCAATTAA
- a CDS encoding adenylate kinase — MTNLVLFGPPGAGKGTQAEILKKKFNLVHISTGDVFRYNIKNETELGTLAKSFMDKGQLVPDEVTIKMLNAEVEKNVGAKGFIFDGFPRTTAQAQALDELLASKNTEVAAMIALEVEDKILILRLLERGKTSGRKDDADEAVITNRIAVYYKETAILKDYYEKQDKYYGVDGEGDVKDITVRLATVIEGL; from the coding sequence ATGACAAATCTGGTATTGTTTGGCCCTCCCGGAGCCGGGAAGGGGACACAAGCAGAAATCCTTAAGAAAAAATTCAATCTTGTGCACATTTCAACCGGAGATGTGTTTCGGTACAATATAAAGAACGAGACAGAACTGGGCACGCTGGCAAAATCCTTTATGGATAAAGGGCAGCTGGTGCCTGATGAAGTGACCATTAAAATGCTCAATGCCGAAGTCGAGAAAAATGTGGGGGCAAAGGGTTTTATCTTTGATGGTTTTCCGCGTACCACCGCGCAGGCGCAGGCGCTTGACGAACTTTTAGCCAGTAAAAATACCGAGGTTGCGGCAATGATCGCTCTTGAAGTTGAAGACAAAATTTTGATCTTAAGATTGTTGGAGCGCGGTAAAACCTCAGGTAGAAAAGATGACGCAGATGAGGCTGTAATTACCAATAGAATCGCCGTTTATTATAAAGAAACTGCTATTTTAAAGGATTACTACGAGAAACAGGATAAGTATTATGGTGTTGATGGAGAGGGTGATGTCAAAGATATTACCGTTAGATTAGCCACTGTAATTGAGGGGCTTTAA
- a CDS encoding DUF4136 domain-containing protein, with product MKTIYLLLLLGTLASCGGIKVAYDYDEQANFEMFKTYNYIQEMQAGMNQLDLNRLMKATDSILQNRGYTLSENPDLLIDVSSDQYEQASRNTLGIGVGSGGGNVGVGVGGGIPLGGRELHRTITINLVNAEKDALIWQAVSDSNVKLKANPQQRQAYFMKLMEKVFKKFPPQN from the coding sequence ATGAAAACTATCTATTTACTTTTGCTTCTAGGAACGCTGGCTTCTTGTGGAGGCATAAAAGTGGCATACGATTACGATGAGCAGGCCAATTTTGAAATGTTCAAAACCTATAATTACATCCAAGAGATGCAAGCAGGCATGAACCAGCTGGATCTCAACCGGCTCATGAAAGCAACGGATAGTATACTCCAAAACCGGGGCTATACGCTTAGTGAAAACCCAGATTTGCTGATTGATGTTTCTAGTGATCAGTATGAACAAGCTTCCAGGAATACACTGGGAATTGGCGTGGGCAGCGGCGGCGGAAATGTAGGTGTAGGCGTGGGCGGCGGGATTCCGCTGGGCGGTCGTGAACTGCACCGGACCATTACCATAAATCTGGTCAATGCAGAAAAAGATGCGCTCATCTGGCAGGCAGTTAGTGATAGCAATGTGAAATTAAAAGCGAATCCACAACAGCGCCAGGCGTATTTTATGAAATTGATGGAAAAAGTTTTTAAAAAGTTCCCTCCACAAAATTGA
- a CDS encoding 5-(carboxyamino)imidazole ribonucleotide synthase gives MRHYFSTDFKLGILGGGQLGKMLLQETRKFDIQTHVLDPSAEAPSRFACNHFEQGSLQDFDTVYNFGKKVDVLTFEIETINVDALEKLQAEGVTVYPSPQTLRVIQDKGIQKNFYTEKNIPTSPFSVYNDLKALKKDIKSRKIELPFVWKSTQGGYDGKGVKIVRKETDLQELPDTVCLAENLISFKNELAVIVVRNAEGQVKTYPVVEMEFHPEANQVEYVICPARISDKVAKRAREVAKNVSEAFEHVGLLAVELFQTEENEILVNEVAPRPHNSGHYSIEGSFTSQFENHLRAILNLPLGNTDSKVGAVMVNLVGAENHEGQVEYKHIAEILAMNGVTPHIYGKKITRPFRKMGHVTIINKDLSEARKIAEKVKGTIKVVSSP, from the coding sequence ATGAGACATTATTTTTCTACGGATTTTAAACTTGGGATTCTGGGAGGCGGCCAGCTCGGTAAAATGCTGTTGCAGGAAACCCGAAAATTTGATATACAAACCCACGTTCTCGATCCCAGCGCAGAAGCGCCTTCACGCTTTGCCTGCAACCATTTTGAGCAGGGCAGTTTACAGGATTTTGATACCGTTTACAACTTCGGGAAAAAAGTGGACGTGCTCACCTTTGAGATCGAGACCATAAACGTAGATGCGCTTGAAAAACTGCAGGCAGAAGGAGTGACCGTTTATCCTAGTCCGCAAACTTTGCGCGTGATTCAGGACAAAGGGATACAGAAGAATTTCTATACGGAAAAAAACATCCCCACGTCGCCCTTTTCGGTATATAATGACCTAAAAGCGCTTAAAAAAGACATCAAATCGCGTAAAATCGAACTTCCTTTTGTCTGGAAGAGCACCCAGGGCGGTTATGACGGCAAAGGCGTAAAGATCGTCAGGAAAGAAACAGACCTCCAGGAATTGCCAGATACAGTCTGTCTTGCCGAAAACCTGATTTCTTTTAAAAACGAACTTGCGGTTATCGTGGTACGCAATGCAGAAGGCCAGGTTAAAACGTATCCTGTTGTAGAAATGGAATTTCACCCGGAGGCCAATCAAGTAGAATATGTGATCTGCCCCGCCAGAATTTCTGACAAAGTAGCAAAAAGAGCGCGGGAAGTTGCCAAGAATGTTTCCGAAGCCTTTGAGCATGTGGGATTGCTCGCGGTAGAGCTTTTTCAGACCGAAGAGAATGAGATACTGGTAAACGAAGTTGCGCCGAGACCGCACAACAGCGGCCATTATAGCATAGAGGGAAGTTTTACCAGTCAGTTTGAAAACCACCTCCGTGCGATATTGAACCTCCCACTGGGAAATACGGATAGTAAAGTTGGCGCCGTCATGGTAAATCTCGTGGGTGCAGAAAACCACGAAGGACAGGTAGAATACAAACACATCGCAGAAATCCTGGCCATGAACGGTGTGACCCCGCATATCTACGGTAAAAAAATCACGCGTCCCTTCCGGAAAATGGGGCACGTTACGATAATAAACAAAGACCTGTCCGAAGCTAGGAAGATCGCCGAGAAAGTAAAAGGGACGATTAAGGTGGTGTCGTCCCCCTAA
- a CDS encoding M3 family metallopeptidase, with product MSNILMEAFNEAPFSQIKTEDYQPAIEAAIEKAREEIDAIVNHPDAPTFENTIEALDYAGYQLERVTSIFFNINSAETNEEIQKIAQEISPKLSEFSNDITLNEALFKRVKAVYDDRKNLELTPEQGTLLDKKYKGFSRNGANLPEDKKSRLREIDAELSKLKLSFGENVLAETNKYELHLSDEKDLAGLPEYAKEGAAQTAKEKDKTGYVITLEYPSYIPFMKYAENRELRKELSIAFGAKGFHGDALDNQENVLKIAKLRQERAVLLGYKTHAHFVLEERMAKSPQQVENFLDEMLKKAKPAAEREFSQLENFAKELDGIDRLEKWDSAYYSEKLKQKLFDLDDEKLKPYFELKNVINGVFSVAEKLYGLHFKEVDSIEKYHKDVKTYRVYDENDAFIAVFYADFHPRAGKRGGAWMTSYKSQMVKDGKNERPHISIVCNFTKPTAKTPSLLTFNEVTTLFHEFGHALHGMLADTVYPSLSSPNVYWDFVELPSQILENWCYEPEALALFATHYETGEKIAMQLIERIKKAANFQEGIQTLRQLSFGQLDMAWHGIDPGNVQSVQAHEDAAFADTKLYPDVAENCMSTSFSHIFQGGYSSGYYSYKWAEVLDADAFAYFKENGIFNKEIADKFKKHVLSQGGTEDPMVLYKRFRGSEPNPEALLERAGLLDK from the coding sequence ATGTCGAATATACTAATGGAGGCTTTTAACGAAGCTCCTTTTTCTCAAATAAAAACCGAAGATTATCAACCTGCGATAGAAGCTGCGATAGAAAAGGCTCGAGAGGAAATTGATGCCATCGTGAACCATCCTGATGCGCCCACTTTTGAAAACACCATTGAGGCCCTTGACTACGCAGGGTACCAACTGGAGCGCGTGACCAGCATTTTTTTCAATATAAACAGCGCAGAAACCAACGAGGAAATTCAAAAAATAGCACAGGAAATCTCCCCAAAACTTTCTGAATTTTCAAACGATATTACACTTAATGAAGCTTTGTTTAAAAGAGTAAAAGCAGTTTACGACGATCGTAAAAACCTGGAGCTCACTCCTGAACAAGGCACCTTGTTGGACAAAAAATACAAAGGCTTTTCACGCAATGGAGCAAACCTTCCGGAAGATAAAAAATCCCGCTTGCGCGAAATTGACGCTGAACTTTCTAAATTAAAGCTCAGTTTTGGTGAAAATGTTTTGGCTGAAACCAATAAATACGAACTGCACCTCAGCGATGAAAAAGACCTTGCCGGACTTCCTGAATACGCTAAAGAAGGCGCTGCTCAGACCGCTAAGGAAAAAGATAAAACCGGTTATGTGATTACCCTTGAATATCCCAGCTATATTCCGTTTATGAAATATGCCGAAAACAGGGAATTACGCAAAGAACTTTCCATTGCCTTTGGCGCAAAAGGTTTTCATGGCGACGCGCTTGATAATCAGGAAAACGTACTAAAGATTGCAAAACTACGGCAGGAACGTGCGGTTCTGCTGGGTTATAAAACCCATGCACATTTCGTTCTCGAAGAACGCATGGCTAAAAGTCCGCAGCAGGTGGAGAATTTTCTGGATGAAATGCTGAAAAAAGCAAAACCCGCTGCCGAGCGTGAATTTAGCCAACTGGAGAATTTTGCCAAAGAGCTGGACGGGATTGACCGTTTAGAAAAATGGGACAGTGCTTATTATTCGGAAAAACTAAAGCAAAAACTTTTTGATCTCGACGATGAAAAGCTGAAACCTTATTTTGAGCTAAAAAATGTCATCAACGGCGTTTTTAGCGTAGCAGAAAAACTTTACGGATTACATTTTAAAGAAGTAGATTCCATCGAAAAATACCATAAAGACGTTAAAACCTACCGTGTTTATGATGAAAATGACGCTTTTATAGCGGTTTTTTACGCAGATTTTCACCCGCGTGCCGGCAAACGTGGCGGCGCGTGGATGACCTCATACAAATCCCAAATGGTAAAAGATGGAAAAAACGAGCGCCCGCATATTTCCATTGTTTGCAATTTTACTAAACCAACCGCAAAAACACCTTCGCTGCTAACGTTCAACGAAGTAACCACACTTTTTCACGAGTTTGGTCATGCATTGCATGGTATGCTGGCAGATACGGTTTATCCCAGCCTTTCAAGTCCTAATGTGTATTGGGATTTTGTGGAGCTTCCCAGCCAGATTTTAGAAAATTGGTGCTATGAGCCAGAAGCGCTTGCCCTTTTTGCGACACACTACGAGACTGGTGAGAAAATCGCAATGCAACTTATTGAGCGCATTAAAAAAGCGGCCAACTTTCAGGAGGGGATACAAACCTTGCGACAACTCAGTTTTGGCCAACTTGATATGGCGTGGCATGGTATAGACCCAGGCAATGTTCAAAGTGTGCAAGCGCATGAAGATGCCGCTTTCGCAGATACTAAACTTTATCCCGACGTCGCGGAAAACTGCATGAGCACTTCCTTTTCGCATATTTTTCAGGGCGGTTATTCTTCAGGATATTATTCCTATAAATGGGCAGAAGTGCTTGATGCGGATGCTTTCGCCTACTTTAAAGAAAATGGGATCTTTAACAAGGAAATCGCGGATAAGTTTAAAAAACATGTACTTTCACAAGGGGGAACGGAAGATCCTATGGTTCTTTATAAACGTTTCCGCGGCAGCGAACCCAATCCAGAAGCGCTTTTAGAAAGAGCGGGATTGCTTGACAAATAA
- a CDS encoding phosphoribosyltransferase, with product MIRLNDLSFEESISEKTITEAIEKISVEINAAYAGKSPIFMVVLNGAFRFASELISRFEGDCRVEFVKMSSYDGTESTGEVLTHMALDFDLEDQEIIIVEDIVDSGNTLEKLVNMIAGGGIANYSIATLFFKPEAYTKEYKIHYAGLEIPNDFIVGYGLDYNGLGRNLNAIYKLKKTD from the coding sequence ATGATACGATTAAATGACCTTTCGTTTGAAGAATCTATTTCGGAAAAGACAATAACCGAAGCGATTGAAAAGATTTCGGTTGAGATCAATGCGGCTTATGCCGGTAAATCCCCCATTTTTATGGTGGTGCTCAATGGTGCATTCCGCTTCGCGTCAGAATTAATCAGTAGATTTGAAGGCGATTGCCGTGTGGAATTTGTAAAAATGAGTTCGTACGATGGTACAGAAAGTACCGGTGAGGTCCTGACGCACATGGCGCTGGATTTTGACCTGGAAGATCAGGAAATTATAATCGTGGAAGACATTGTAGACAGCGGCAACACGCTAGAGAAGTTGGTCAATATGATCGCCGGCGGCGGCATTGCAAATTATAGTATCGCCACCCTTTTCTTTAAGCCTGAAGCTTACACTAAAGAATATAAAATACATTACGCCGGCCTGGAAATCCCGAATGATTTTATCGTGGGTTATGGCCTTGATTACAACGGTTTGGGGCGTAACCTCAATGCAATTTATAAACTAAAAAAAACCGACTAA
- a CDS encoding TIGR04104 family putative zinc finger protein, with the protein MDTCKKCKNELGFWQVLKSFWLNYRSIKCFFCGAVQQHADRNKVVGGAVIFLTLLFTARLLFTGEFNEMILLGYLFVTAFTGIIFSLGAVPFLRFNILQTQRFDNKRNR; encoded by the coding sequence ATGGATACATGTAAAAAATGTAAGAATGAGCTCGGTTTCTGGCAGGTACTTAAGAGTTTCTGGCTCAATTACAGATCAATAAAATGTTTCTTTTGCGGTGCGGTACAGCAACATGCAGATCGCAATAAAGTAGTGGGCGGAGCGGTCATTTTTCTTACTTTGCTTTTTACTGCAAGGCTGCTGTTTACCGGGGAATTCAACGAAATGATCCTCCTGGGGTATCTTTTTGTTACCGCGTTTACAGGGATTATTTTCTCTCTGGGCGCTGTTCCTTTTTTAAGGTTCAACATTTTACAAACCCAGCGATTTGATAATAAAAGAAACCGTTAA
- a CDS encoding GbsR/MarR family transcriptional regulator, producing MEFREAKSKFLDAWGDLGNKWGINKTMAQIHALLMISPTSLSMDEIMEELDISRGNTSMNLRALIDWGLIYKEYKAGERREYFAAEQDVDQMARKVAEERSRREIKPTIEVLQSIQQVDNDHSAEARQFTAKTKQLYDFISDADHMLEKLVNQKENWITKTIMKLMR from the coding sequence ATGGAATTTAGAGAAGCAAAAAGTAAATTTTTAGACGCCTGGGGCGATCTGGGCAATAAATGGGGAATCAATAAAACCATGGCTCAGATTCATGCATTGCTCATGATTTCACCCACGTCACTTTCTATGGACGAGATTATGGAAGAGCTTGATATCTCCCGTGGAAATACAAGTATGAACCTTCGTGCGCTTATAGACTGGGGCTTGATCTACAAAGAATATAAAGCAGGGGAACGCCGTGAATATTTTGCGGCAGAACAGGATGTTGACCAGATGGCGCGTAAAGTAGCCGAAGAGCGCAGCAGGCGCGAGATCAAGCCCACCATTGAAGTTTTGCAGAGCATACAGCAAGTGGATAACGATCATTCTGCCGAAGCCAGACAGTTCACAGCAAAAACCAAGCAACTTTATGACTTTATAAGCGATGCAGATCATATGCTTGAAAAACTGGTGAACCAAAAAGAAAACTGGATCACCAAGACCATAATGAAGTTGATGCGCTAA
- a CDS encoding tetratricopeptide repeat protein, protein MKNLFLFFLLPIVMTAQSTTLSKAEAYFDQGKYNEAKPLFQHYLETHPDHRETREYLGDIASNNKDWDTAISFYKDLVEEKDKNANYHFKYGGALGMKALSLSRIRALTYIGDIKEHFTAAANLDPKHIETRWALIELYLQLPGILGGSTSKAKTYADELQQISEVDGYLAKGYIEEYDENEEAAEKYYKQAIEIGGSPHTYEKLTTFYEKNDRPEAAIKTAEKSLEKHQRNLLNYQIGKIAAEYDMEPQLGITCLQNYITNHSYKDGVPTQWAYYRLAQIYRNLGNKNLALEYIDKAIATSPDFEEAIAIRADIRNL, encoded by the coding sequence ATGAAAAATCTTTTTTTGTTTTTTTTGCTTCCTATCGTAATGACTGCTCAGAGCACCACTTTGAGCAAAGCAGAAGCTTACTTTGATCAAGGTAAATATAATGAAGCCAAACCCCTTTTTCAGCACTATTTAGAAACGCATCCAGATCATAGGGAAACACGTGAATATTTAGGGGATATTGCTTCAAATAATAAGGACTGGGATACAGCTATTTCATTTTACAAAGACCTTGTTGAAGAAAAAGATAAAAACGCAAATTATCATTTTAAGTACGGTGGGGCCTTGGGTATGAAAGCTCTTTCTCTAAGCCGCATCCGTGCATTGACGTACATAGGCGATATAAAGGAACATTTTACCGCTGCTGCGAATCTTGACCCTAAACACATTGAAACGCGGTGGGCACTCATTGAACTTTACCTGCAACTGCCCGGTATTTTAGGCGGAAGTACTTCAAAAGCGAAGACGTATGCAGATGAACTTCAGCAAATTTCAGAAGTAGACGGTTATCTTGCAAAAGGATATATAGAAGAGTACGATGAAAACGAAGAAGCGGCCGAAAAATATTACAAGCAGGCCATTGAAATAGGTGGTTCACCACATACCTATGAGAAGCTGACCACTTTCTATGAAAAAAATGACCGCCCCGAGGCGGCGATTAAAACTGCCGAAAAATCCCTGGAAAAGCACCAGCGTAATTTGCTCAATTATCAAATAGGCAAGATAGCGGCAGAGTACGATATGGAGCCTCAACTGGGGATAACATGTTTGCAGAATTATATAACAAACCACAGTTACAAAGATGGCGTGCCCACGCAATGGGCGTATTACCGTCTGGCACAGATTTACCGAAACCTGGGCAATAAGAACCTGGCACTTGAATATATTGATAAAGCTATCGCTACGAGCCCTGATTTTGAAGAAGCCATTGCTATTAGGGCAGATATACGCAATCTTTAA
- a CDS encoding glycosyltransferase — MFYLYDMKVLIIGHVWPEPSSSAAGSRMLQIINVFAEAGGEVHFASTAQQGARSYELQSLTVKTHEIKLNDSGFDAFVKALNPKVVVYDRFMVEEQFGWRIAENCPDALRILDTEDLHGLRNARAEALKKKQPSTNEYLINDTAKREIASIYRCDLSLIISEVEMELLQGFFSVPKSLLLYLPFMVEKISDEEVADWKPFEARTDFMTIGNFKHLPNYDGVLYLKEEIWPLIRQKLPQAVLHIYGAYPSAKVEQLQNKKDGFLIHGYVENSQEVFKNSRVCLAALRIGAGLKGKILEAMQYGTPCVTTSIGAEGMQGDFEFNGSIENTAENFAAAAITLYTEEEKWQKAQKNGQKIVNNRFLAQHWSPILRQHIEELQNSLEAHRLNNFTGSMLRHQSLQATKFMSKWIEEKNKS; from the coding sequence ATGTTTTACCTTTACGACATGAAAGTATTGATCATAGGTCACGTCTGGCCAGAGCCCAGTTCATCTGCTGCGGGCAGCCGTATGTTACAAATTATTAATGTATTTGCAGAAGCAGGAGGAGAAGTTCATTTTGCCAGCACGGCACAACAGGGTGCCCGCTCTTATGAGCTGCAATCGTTGACCGTTAAAACACATGAGATAAAACTGAATGACAGTGGGTTTGACGCATTTGTAAAAGCCTTGAATCCAAAGGTGGTAGTATACGACCGCTTTATGGTCGAAGAGCAATTTGGCTGGCGCATTGCCGAAAACTGTCCTGACGCGCTGCGCATACTTGATACGGAAGATCTGCACGGCCTGCGAAATGCAAGGGCAGAAGCTTTAAAAAAGAAACAACCATCTACGAATGAGTATCTTATCAACGATACTGCAAAACGGGAAATCGCCAGTATATATCGTTGCGATCTTTCCCTAATCATATCTGAGGTGGAAATGGAATTGCTGCAGGGTTTTTTTAGTGTACCTAAAAGTTTGTTGCTTTATCTCCCGTTTATGGTTGAAAAAATAAGTGATGAGGAGGTTGCAGATTGGAAACCTTTTGAAGCGCGAACCGATTTTATGACCATCGGTAATTTTAAACATTTGCCCAATTATGACGGCGTGCTATATTTAAAAGAAGAAATCTGGCCGCTTATCAGGCAGAAACTCCCGCAAGCCGTGCTGCATATTTACGGCGCGTATCCTTCCGCCAAGGTAGAACAATTACAGAATAAAAAAGACGGATTCTTGATTCACGGGTATGTGGAGAATTCTCAGGAGGTCTTTAAAAATTCAAGGGTTTGCCTTGCCGCATTACGTATAGGTGCGGGACTTAAGGGCAAAATATTAGAAGCGATGCAATACGGAACCCCTTGTGTGACAACTTCCATAGGGGCAGAAGGAATGCAAGGTGATTTTGAGTTTAACGGGAGTATAGAAAATACGGCAGAAAACTTTGCAGCAGCTGCAATAACGTTGTATACCGAAGAAGAAAAATGGCAAAAAGCCCAGAAAAACGGTCAAAAAATAGTCAATAATCGATTTTTAGCGCAACATTGGTCACCTATTTTGAGGCAACATATAGAAGAATTGCAAAATAGTTTAGAAGCGCACCGGCTAAATAACTTTACGGGATCAATGCTAAGGCATCAATCCCTCCAGGCAACTAAATTTATGAGTAAATGGATTGAAGAAAAAAATAAAAGTTAA
- the purE gene encoding 5-(carboxyamino)imidazole ribonucleotide mutase, protein MSVAIIMGSTSDLPVMQDAIDVLKEFGIQTEVDIVSAHRTPEKLFDYGKNAHERGIQVIIAGAGGAAHLPGMIASLSPLPVIGVPVKSRNSIDGWDSVLSILQMPGGVPVATVALDGAKNAGILAAQILGASNKEIQQKIVDYKDGLKNKVIEGAESLKNS, encoded by the coding sequence ATGAGCGTAGCAATAATCATGGGAAGTACAAGCGATCTGCCGGTAATGCAGGACGCTATTGATGTTTTAAAAGAATTTGGAATCCAGACCGAAGTAGATATCGTTTCTGCTCACCGTACGCCCGAAAAACTTTTCGATTATGGTAAAAATGCGCACGAACGCGGCATACAGGTTATTATCGCCGGTGCCGGGGGTGCAGCACATTTGCCGGGTATGATTGCATCCCTCTCCCCGCTTCCCGTGATTGGTGTGCCGGTAAAATCGAGGAATTCAATTGACGGTTGGGATTCTGTGCTTTCTATTTTACAGATGCCGGGCGGAGTGCCCGTTGCGACCGTTGCCCTCGATGGTGCCAAAAATGCAGGGATACTCGCGGCACAGATTTTGGGTGCTTCCAACAAAGAAATCCAGCAGAAAATCGTGGATTATAAAGATGGATTAAAGAATAAGGTTATTGAAGGGGCAGAATCCTTGAAAAATAGCTGA